From the genome of Impatiens glandulifera chromosome 9, dImpGla2.1, whole genome shotgun sequence, one region includes:
- the LOC124914057 gene encoding calcium permeable stress-gated cation channel 1-like has product MATLGDIGLAAAINILTALIFLVAFAVLRLQPFNDRVYFPKWYIRGLRCSPTSSGAALVSKFVNIDLRSYLKFLNWIPEALKMPERELIDHAGLDSAVYLRIYLLGLKIFVPITIFAWVILVPINWTNDTLEIAYKVSNVTYSEIDKLSISNIPPGSNRFWAHIAMAYVFTFWTCYILKTEYENVTSMRWHFLASESRRPDQFTVLVRNVPPDSNESVKECVEHFFMVNHPDHYICNQVVYNANKLTKLVEEKKRKQNWLDYFLLRYSRNPSMRPTTKTGFLGLCGTKVDAIDHRTSEIERLSKEIVIERENVANNPKSTMPASFVSFKSRWAAAVSSQTQQSRNPTVWLTEWAPEPCDIYWKNLAIPYVELSVRRLIIAVAFFFLTFFFMIPITLVQSLANIEGIEKVAPFLKPIIEVKFIKAFIQGFLPGIALKLFLIFLPTILMMMSKFEAFISISSLERRSATRYYLFNFVNVFLGSVIAGSAFQQLDSFIHQSPKQIPETIGVAIPQKATFFMTYIMVDGWAGTAGEILRLKPMIIFHLKNFFLVKTKKDREEAMDPGSLGFNTGEPQIQLYFLLGLIYATVTPTLLPFILVFFAFTYVVFRHQIINVYNQEYESGGAFWPDVHGRIVAAMVIAQLLLMGLLSTKSSAQSTPFIIILSVLTISFHKFCKGRYEPAFVRYPLQEAMSKDTLEHAKEPNFNPKGYLQNAYLHPIFKGEEDDDEYDDDDGDQKWDHESVIVPTKRQSRRNTPAPSKRSGNSSPSFSGAI; this is encoded by the exons ATGGCTACACTTGGAGATATTGGATTGGCAGCAGCTATCAATATCCTTACTGCTCTTATTTTCTTGGTGGCATTTGCGGTTTTAAGGCTTCAACCTTTCAATGATAGAGTATATTTCCCTAAATGGTACATTCGAGGTTTAAGATGCAGTCCAACAAGCTCAGGAGCAGCACTTGTTAGCAAGTTTGTTAATATTGATCTTAGATCATATCTTAAGTTTCTGAACTGGATTCCAGAGGCACTTAAAATGCCAGAACGCGAGCTTATTGATCATGCAGGGTTGGATTCTGCTGTTTACTTGCGGATTTACCTTctagg ACTTAAAATCTTTGTTCCTATTACCATCTTTGCTTGGGTAATCTTGGTTCCTATCAACTGGACAAACGACACTTTAGAAATAGCCTATAAGGTTTCCAATGTTACCTACAGTGAGATCGATAAGCTTTCAATTTCCAACATTCCTCCTGGATCAAACAG ATTTTGGGCTCATATCGCGATGGCTTATGTATTCACGTTTTGGACTTGCTATATTTTAAAGACTGAATATGAGAATGTTACCTCAATGAGGTGGCATTTTCTAGCTTCAGAGAGTCGTCGTCCAGACCAATTCACT GTTCTTGTTCGCAATGTTCCACCTGATTCGAATGAATCTGTTAAAGAGTGTGTGGAGCACTTTTTCATGGTTAACCATCCAGATCATTATATTTGCAATCAG GTTGTTTATAATGCAAACAAACTTACAAAACTTGTGGAGGAGAAAAAGAGGAAGCAGAATTGGCTTGATTATTTTCTGCTAAGATATTCTAGAAATCCATCAATGCGGCCTACCACAAAG ACTGGATTCCTTGGTCTCTGCGGAACAAAAGTGGATGCTATCGATCACAGAACATCTGAGATCGAAAGATTATCCAAGGAG ATAGTTATCGAGAGAGAAAATGTTGCGAACAACCCAAAGAGTACTATGCCAGCATCTTTTGTATCCTTTAAATCTCGATGGGCTGCAGCGGTCAGTTCACAAACCCAACAATCCAGGAATCCAACTGTATGGTTAACAGAATGGGCTCCAGAGCCTTGTGACATTTATTGGAAGAATCTAGCAATTCCATATGTTGAACTGTCTGTCAGGAGGCTTATTATTGCTGTTGCCTTCTTTTTCCTAACGTTCTTCTTTATGATCCCAATCACTTTGGTTCAATCTCTTGCAAACATTGAAGGCATTGAGAAAGTGGCCCCATTTCTGAAACCCATCATCGAAGT GAAATTCATCAAGGCGTTCATCCAAGGTTTTCTACCAGGGATTGCTCTGAAGCTATTTCTAATCTTTCTACCAACAATACTAATGATGATGTCCAAATTTGAAGCATTTATAAGTATATCATCTCTAGAGAGGAGATCCGCTACTCGATATTATCTTTTCAACTTTGTGAATGTATTCCTTGGCAGTGTAATTGCCGGGTCAGCCTTTCAACAGTTGGATTCTTTCATTCACCAATCCCCGAAACAAATCCCTGAGACCATTGGTGTTGCAATCCCGCAGAAGGCTACTTTCTTCATGACATATATAATGGTTGATGGATGGGCTGGTACTGCCGGGGAGATATTAAGATTAAAACCAATGATAATCTTCCATTTAAAGAATTTCTTCTTAGTGAAGACTAAAAAAGACAGAGAAGAGGCCATGGACCCTGGAAGTCTTGGATTCAATACGGGTGAACCTCAAATACAGCTCTATTTCTTACTCGGCCTTATTTACGCGACTGTGACACCAACTCTCCTCCCATTTATCCTGGTGTTCTTTGCTTTCACTTACGTCGTGTTTCGCCACCAgattataaatgtttataatcAAGAATACGAAAGTGGTGGAGCATTCTGGCCTGATGTCCATGGAAGGATAGTTGCTGCTATGGTTATAGCTCAGCTGTTACTGATGGGTCTATTGAGTACAAAATCATCTGCGCAATCAACACCTTTTATAATTATCCTTTCTGTACTGACCATTTCGTTCCATAAGTTCTGTAAAGGAAGATACGAACCTGCATTTGTCAGATACCCGTTACAGGAAGCTATGAGCAAAGATACGCTAGAACATGCGAAGGAACCGAATTTTAATCCGAAGGGATATCTTCAAAATGCTTACTTGCATCCGATattcaaaggagaagaagacgatgatgaatatgatgatgatgatggggaTCAGAAATGGGATCATGAGAGCGTTATTGTACCTACCAAACGCCAGTCAAGAAGAAACACTCCAGCCCCTAGCAAGAGGAGTGGTAATTCGTCGCCTTCTTTTTCTGGGGCCatttaa
- the LOC124915362 gene encoding chaperonin-like RBCX protein 1, chloroplastic isoform X1, with translation MDLSTLSPFSHSSNLLPPKNAGSRRGTGSAFKQTANRRRAARIHCQKMYVPGFGEASPEAKAAKNLHNFFTYVAVRIVQAQLESYNPEANVDLKQFLENHSINDGDKFCAELMRESPHHKTLALRVMEVRSAYCKNDFEWDNLQRLASEMVTESNTKLMMDYVVETSHVEKDKK, from the exons ATGGATCTCTCCACACTTTCACCATTTTCTCATTCCTCTAATCTTCTTCCACCAAAGAACGCTGGATCCAGGAGAGGAACAGGATCAGCGTTTAAACAAACCGCAAATCGCCGTCGCGCAGCTCGCATACACTGCCAGAAGATGTATGTGCCCG GATTTGGAGAAGCATCGCCGGAGGCAAAGGCGGCGAAGAACCTCCACAACTTCTTCACTTACGTCGCGGTTAGGATTGTCCAGGCACAACTTGAG AGCTATAATCCTGAGGCAAATGTTGACCTGAAACAGTTTCTTGAAAATCATTCAATTAATGACGGCGACAAGTTTTGTGCAGAATTGATGAGAGAGTCACCACATCATAAAACCCTAG CTCTGCGCGTAATGGAGGTTAGATCTGCGTATTGCAAGAATGATTTTGAGTGGGACAACTTACAGCGGCTAGCTAGTGAG ATGGTTACAGAATCAAACACAAAACTGATGATGGACTATGTTGTGGAGACCAGCCATGTCGAAAAGGataaaaaatga
- the LOC124915362 gene encoding chaperonin-like RBCX protein 1, chloroplastic isoform X2: MDLSTLSPFSHSSNLLPPKNAGSRRGTGSAFKQTANRRRAARIHCQKMYVPGFGEASPEAKAAKNLHNFFTYVAVRIVQAQLESYNPEANVDLKQFLENHSINDGDKFCAELMRESPHHKTLALRVMEVRSAYCKNDFEWDNLQRLANGYRIKHKTDDGLCCGDQPCRKG, from the exons ATGGATCTCTCCACACTTTCACCATTTTCTCATTCCTCTAATCTTCTTCCACCAAAGAACGCTGGATCCAGGAGAGGAACAGGATCAGCGTTTAAACAAACCGCAAATCGCCGTCGCGCAGCTCGCATACACTGCCAGAAGATGTATGTGCCCG GATTTGGAGAAGCATCGCCGGAGGCAAAGGCGGCGAAGAACCTCCACAACTTCTTCACTTACGTCGCGGTTAGGATTGTCCAGGCACAACTTGAG AGCTATAATCCTGAGGCAAATGTTGACCTGAAACAGTTTCTTGAAAATCATTCAATTAATGACGGCGACAAGTTTTGTGCAGAATTGATGAGAGAGTCACCACATCATAAAACCCTAG CTCTGCGCGTAATGGAGGTTAGATCTGCGTATTGCAAGAATGATTTTGAGTGGGACAACTTACAGCGGCTAGCTA ATGGTTACAGAATCAAACACAAAACTGATGATGGACTATGTTGTGGAGACCAGCCATGTCGAAAAGGataa
- the LOC124915466 gene encoding chromatin remodeling protein EBS-like, whose amino-acid sequence MAKTRPGSRRVVASYTIRGTNKVVRMGDCVLIRSSENNTLPYVAQIDKIEMDNRNNTDVRVRWYYRPEESIGGRRIFHGCKELFLSDHYDFQSAHTIEGKCTVHSFKNYTKLEDVTPEDYYCRFEYKSATGAFIPDRVAVYCKCEMPYNPDNLMVQCEECKDWYHPTCVNMTADQAKLLDEFYCAGCSSTAEDSNTYPSSEVINRSETLEPQRRRM is encoded by the exons ATGGCCAAGACCAGACCAGGCAGCAGGCGCGTCGTTGCTTCCTACACCATCAGGGGCACCAACAAAGTCGTCAGAA TGGGAGATTGTGTGCTTATCCGATCATCGGAGAACAACACTCTTCCCTATGTGGCTCAGATCGATAAGATCGAGATGGATAACCGTAACAACACCGACGTTCGTGTAAGGTGGTATTACAGGCCGGAGGAATCTATCGGAGGTCGAAGAATATTCCATGGTTGCAAAGAGCTCTTCTTGTCCGATCACTACGACTTTCAGAGTGCTCACACCATTGAAGGTAAGTGTACCGTTCATTCTTTCAAGAATTACACCAAGCTTGAGGACGTTACTCCCGAGGATTACTACTGTCGATTTGAGTACAAATCTGCAACCGGTGCTTTCATACCTGATCGCGTTGCAGT gtaCTGCAAATGTGAAATGCCCTACAATCCGGACAATCTAATGGTTCAGTGTGAGGAATGCAAAGACTG GTACCATCCTACTTGTGTTAACATGACTGCAGATCAAGCAAAACTACTAGATGAGTTTTACTGTGCTGGTTGTTCTTCTACTGCTGAAGATAGTAACACATATCCTTCATCCGAAGTCATCAACAGATCTGAGACG TTGGAACCCCAACGCAGAAGGATGTAA
- the LOC124915465 gene encoding plant UBX domain-containing protein 4, translating into MASRDKKPAKAASSSRAGGIRTLSDLNRPSAHDSDSDDEPQEYYTGGEKSGMLVQDPSKGNNEVNAIFNQARKLGAIEEPVEDVHSSSSSRSFTGTGRLLSGEAAPSAPPPPLPQQPESIVHNIVFWRNGFTVNDGPLRRLDDPENAPFLESIRKSESPLELEPADKRSSVSVKLIKRDEECPEPEKRQVSFQGVGRTLGGGNNGPTTSVPSTDSLGLGRILDESLPTTSIQLRLGDGTRMVGQFNFHNTVGEIRAFIDSSRPGVVRPYQLQTVGFPPKQLTDPTQTIEQAGLANSVVVQKF; encoded by the exons ATGGCTTCTCGCGACAAGAAGCCTGCAAAGGCGGCCAGTAGCAGTCGTGCCGGCGGTATTCGAACCCTATCGGACTTGAATCGCCCTTCTGCGCATGATTCTGACAGTGATGATGAGCCACAGGAGTACTACACTGGCGGCGAAAAAAG TGGTATGCTCGTCCAAGATCCGTCAAAGGGAAATAATGAGGTGAATGCAATTTTTAACCAAGCTAGAAAGCTTGGTGCTATAGAAGAACCTGTTGAAGATGTTCATTCATCCTCAAGCTCAAGGAGCTTTACTGGAACAGGAAGATTACTCTCAGGAGAAGCAGCTCCATCTGCTCCTCCACCTCCTCTTCCACAGCAGCCTGAATCCATTGTTCACAATATTGTTTTCTGGAGAAATGGTTTTACAGTTAATGATGGACCCTTAAGAAGACTAGATGACCCTGAAAATGCACCTTTCCTTGAG AGTATTAGAAAGTCCGAGTCTCCTTTAGAGCTTGAGCCTGCAGATAAGAGGTCTTCTGTTTCTGTGAAGCTTATTAAGAGAGATGAGGAGTGCCCG GAGCCGGAAAAGCGCCAAGTGTCGTTTCAGGGTGTTGGAAGGACTCTGGGTGGTGGTAACAATGGTCCTACGACATCAGTGCCATCAACGGATTCATTGGGGCTGGGGCGAATACTTGATGAGAGTTTGCCAACTACATCAATTCAGCTTAGATTAGGAGATGGGACACGAATGGTGGGGCAATTCAACTTTCATAATACAGTAGGTGAGATCCGGGCATTCATTGATTCTTCGAGGCCAGGGGTGGTGAGGCCATACCAGCTGCAAACAGTTGGATTTCCGCCAAAGCAACTCACTGATCCAACCCAAACAATAGAGCAGGCAGGGCTTGCCAATTCTGTGGTAGTCCAGAAATTCTAA
- the LOC124915551 gene encoding uncharacterized protein LOC124915551 isoform X2 — protein sequence MANMATATRRLARTAQIYRIIASSKTLIPCDDPSRHLPRHFNPSPSIHHISSHTSKVQNLKTVPEDVAGLFTIPTILAGLFGAGLLNVAHADGDKGPVEAPLPSETPSLEVLEEIAKKDRDRLEKLLQSKGMQYGSSCPRFIVAVKGQKITIKFQIPPTCEVPLLIANLVSSLGLKVEEHGAGFDMKLRACDSAVAWQLTLSPPLSGNKIGNDKGQREDASANEGDLCILLFRSLISLDKPEIEFIKRGSFSSKELDALASALQLAGQTLGRRSTSTGGNASQKSSTEKSVASLEAMGVIIYGLNEAKYDHSSSEVSWGNIVGYHQQKRDIEDTILLALRCPEVYNDIARGTRNKFETNRPRAVLFEGPPGTGKTSCARVIADQAGVPLLYVPLEVLLSKYYGESERSLGKVFSLANDIPNGAIIFLDEVDSFATSRDNEMHEATRRMLSVILRQIDGFEQDKKVVVIAATNRKQDLDPAFLSRFDSMIDFGLPDEQTRQEIVAQYAKQLTKTDIIEFSKLTEGFSGRDIKDVCQQAERRWASKIIRGQVSKDGENWQLPPIEEYVEGAVDRQRAVGAVTGQSEPFIIGRGREEEQDDVKGDTV from the exons ATGGCGAACATGGCGACTGCAACGAGACGGCTAGCTAGGACTGCCCAGATTTATCGCATAATTGCATCATCTAAAACCCTAATTCCTTGTGATGATCCGTCTCGTCATCTTCCCCGCCATTTCAATCCTA GTCCATCTATACATCACATAAGCAGTCACACATCTAAAGTTCAGAATCTGAAAACAGTGCCTGAGGATGTTGCTGGCTTATTTACCATTCCAACCATTTTAGCTGGGTTGTTTGGAGCTGGATTATTAAATGTAGCCCATGCAGATGGGGACAAG GGCCCTGTTGAAGCTCCTTTGCCTTCAGAAACTCCAAGTCTTGAAGTCTTGGAAGAAATTGCTAAGAAAGATAGAGACCGTTTAGAAAAGTTACTTCAAAGTAAAGGAATGCAATATGGTTCTTCTTGTCCACGGTTCATCGTTGCTGTTAAAGGACAAAAG ATAACTATCAAATTCCAAATTCCTCCTACGTGTGAGGTCCCACTCTTAATTGCCAACCTTGTTTCAAGTCTCGGATTGAAAGTAGAAGAGCATGGTGCTGGATTTGACATGAAATTGAGGGCTTGCGATAG TGCAGTTGCTTGGCAACTTACACTGAGTCCTCCATTGTCTGGAAATAAGATTGGCAATGACAAGGGACAAAGAGAAGATGCAAGTGCAAATGAAGGGGATTTGTGCATTCTCCTGTTTCGTTCATTAATTAGCTTGGATAAACCG GAAATAGAATTCATAAAACGGGGGAGCTTTAGTTCTAAAGAACTTGATGCCCTGGCATCTGCTTTACAGTTAGCAGGACAAACCTTGGGCAGAAGGTCAACGTCAACAGGGGGAAATGCTTCCCAGAAATCTTCTACTGAGAAATCGGTTGCCAGTTTGGAGGCTATGGGAGTCATAATTTATGGACTTAATGAAGCCAAGTATGATCACTCAAGCAGTGAGGTTTCATGGGGAAATATTGTTGGATATCATCAGCAAAAACG GGATATTGAAGACACTATACTATTAGCATTGCGGTGTCCTGAAGTTTATAATGACATTGCACGTGGGACCCGGAATAAATTTGAGACAAACAGACCCCGAGCTGTGCTATTTGAAGGACCTCCAG GTACTGGAAAGACATCTTGTGCTCGTGTAATTGCTGATCAAGCG GGTGTTCCTTTGCTGTATGTGCCACTGGAAGTCCTCCTTTCAAAGTATTATGGCGAGAGTGAACGATCTTTGGGAAAAGTTTTTTCACTTGCCAATGACATCCCTAATGGGGCAATCATTTTTCTAGATGAG GTTGATTCTTTTGCTACTAGCCGTGATAACGAAATGCATGAAGCAACTCGCAGAATGCTGTCAGTGATATTAAGACAG aTTGATGGGTTTGAACAGGACAAGAAGGTGGTTGTGATTGCTGCCACTAACAGGAAACAAGACCTTGATCCAGCATTTCTTAG TCGGTTTGATTCCATGATTGACTTTGGACTACCCGATGAACAGACCCGTCAGGAAATAGTAGCGCAGTATGCCAAACAATTGACAAAAACTGATATAAttgaattttctaaattaaCTGAAGG ATTTTCTGGGCGAGATATTAAAGATGTGTGTCAACAAGCAGAACGGCGCTGGGCATCCAAG ATTATTCGAGGCCAAGTATCCAAAGATGGAGAAAATTGGCAATTGCCGCCTATTGAAGAATACGTGGAGGGCGCCGTTGATAGGCAGAGAGCTGTTGGTGCCGTCACAGGCCAAAGTGAGCCGTTTATTATAGGAAGGGGACGGGAAGAGGAACAGGATGATGTTAAAGGAGATACAGTTTAA
- the LOC124915551 gene encoding uncharacterized protein LOC124915551 isoform X1: protein MANMATATRRLARTAQIYRIIASSKTLIPCDDPSRHLPRHFNPIAGPSIHHISSHTSKVQNLKTVPEDVAGLFTIPTILAGLFGAGLLNVAHADGDKGPVEAPLPSETPSLEVLEEIAKKDRDRLEKLLQSKGMQYGSSCPRFIVAVKGQKITIKFQIPPTCEVPLLIANLVSSLGLKVEEHGAGFDMKLRACDSAVAWQLTLSPPLSGNKIGNDKGQREDASANEGDLCILLFRSLISLDKPEIEFIKRGSFSSKELDALASALQLAGQTLGRRSTSTGGNASQKSSTEKSVASLEAMGVIIYGLNEAKYDHSSSEVSWGNIVGYHQQKRDIEDTILLALRCPEVYNDIARGTRNKFETNRPRAVLFEGPPGTGKTSCARVIADQAGVPLLYVPLEVLLSKYYGESERSLGKVFSLANDIPNGAIIFLDEVDSFATSRDNEMHEATRRMLSVILRQIDGFEQDKKVVVIAATNRKQDLDPAFLSRFDSMIDFGLPDEQTRQEIVAQYAKQLTKTDIIEFSKLTEGFSGRDIKDVCQQAERRWASKIIRGQVSKDGENWQLPPIEEYVEGAVDRQRAVGAVTGQSEPFIIGRGREEEQDDVKGDTV, encoded by the exons ATGGCGAACATGGCGACTGCAACGAGACGGCTAGCTAGGACTGCCCAGATTTATCGCATAATTGCATCATCTAAAACCCTAATTCCTTGTGATGATCCGTCTCGTCATCTTCCCCGCCATTTCAATCCTA TTGCAGGTCCATCTATACATCACATAAGCAGTCACACATCTAAAGTTCAGAATCTGAAAACAGTGCCTGAGGATGTTGCTGGCTTATTTACCATTCCAACCATTTTAGCTGGGTTGTTTGGAGCTGGATTATTAAATGTAGCCCATGCAGATGGGGACAAG GGCCCTGTTGAAGCTCCTTTGCCTTCAGAAACTCCAAGTCTTGAAGTCTTGGAAGAAATTGCTAAGAAAGATAGAGACCGTTTAGAAAAGTTACTTCAAAGTAAAGGAATGCAATATGGTTCTTCTTGTCCACGGTTCATCGTTGCTGTTAAAGGACAAAAG ATAACTATCAAATTCCAAATTCCTCCTACGTGTGAGGTCCCACTCTTAATTGCCAACCTTGTTTCAAGTCTCGGATTGAAAGTAGAAGAGCATGGTGCTGGATTTGACATGAAATTGAGGGCTTGCGATAG TGCAGTTGCTTGGCAACTTACACTGAGTCCTCCATTGTCTGGAAATAAGATTGGCAATGACAAGGGACAAAGAGAAGATGCAAGTGCAAATGAAGGGGATTTGTGCATTCTCCTGTTTCGTTCATTAATTAGCTTGGATAAACCG GAAATAGAATTCATAAAACGGGGGAGCTTTAGTTCTAAAGAACTTGATGCCCTGGCATCTGCTTTACAGTTAGCAGGACAAACCTTGGGCAGAAGGTCAACGTCAACAGGGGGAAATGCTTCCCAGAAATCTTCTACTGAGAAATCGGTTGCCAGTTTGGAGGCTATGGGAGTCATAATTTATGGACTTAATGAAGCCAAGTATGATCACTCAAGCAGTGAGGTTTCATGGGGAAATATTGTTGGATATCATCAGCAAAAACG GGATATTGAAGACACTATACTATTAGCATTGCGGTGTCCTGAAGTTTATAATGACATTGCACGTGGGACCCGGAATAAATTTGAGACAAACAGACCCCGAGCTGTGCTATTTGAAGGACCTCCAG GTACTGGAAAGACATCTTGTGCTCGTGTAATTGCTGATCAAGCG GGTGTTCCTTTGCTGTATGTGCCACTGGAAGTCCTCCTTTCAAAGTATTATGGCGAGAGTGAACGATCTTTGGGAAAAGTTTTTTCACTTGCCAATGACATCCCTAATGGGGCAATCATTTTTCTAGATGAG GTTGATTCTTTTGCTACTAGCCGTGATAACGAAATGCATGAAGCAACTCGCAGAATGCTGTCAGTGATATTAAGACAG aTTGATGGGTTTGAACAGGACAAGAAGGTGGTTGTGATTGCTGCCACTAACAGGAAACAAGACCTTGATCCAGCATTTCTTAG TCGGTTTGATTCCATGATTGACTTTGGACTACCCGATGAACAGACCCGTCAGGAAATAGTAGCGCAGTATGCCAAACAATTGACAAAAACTGATATAAttgaattttctaaattaaCTGAAGG ATTTTCTGGGCGAGATATTAAAGATGTGTGTCAACAAGCAGAACGGCGCTGGGCATCCAAG ATTATTCGAGGCCAAGTATCCAAAGATGGAGAAAATTGGCAATTGCCGCCTATTGAAGAATACGTGGAGGGCGCCGTTGATAGGCAGAGAGCTGTTGGTGCCGTCACAGGCCAAAGTGAGCCGTTTATTATAGGAAGGGGACGGGAAGAGGAACAGGATGATGTTAAAGGAGATACAGTTTAA
- the LOC124915068 gene encoding protein ACCELERATED CELL DEATH 6-like — protein MKSSIFPPIFMETKKEDESVGLDNNLYEALMKGEEEKVIEICKTYDEGPLHVVTIHNDTVLHMAIYSKQKDLVLNLLKSLPDHAITKITTQNGIGNTILHEAATSNRIVPAALYMLERAPDLLEKRNKRGETALFRAARYGKGYMFRNLEAKVKDFLISKRFQGDELVEARLKFYQRDDKTTILHISIITEHFDLALHIAKEYPYLVNNRDEDGMTALQLLACNSSAFKNGVKKKSCFTRLIQSCFSSEVTMVREEEDQPCVRVPLWEAIRMRNHAYESAVDLAKFLIQRDTSWKETESAVDRSKPKTHKYGSTSLASDGSGEIIITAPAQDQAIQSQTSSTVLKKKKKKAQTPLFLAAKSGIGEIVEELLRLYPQAVEHIDDKGRNILHVAIKYRQTHIFGIVEKMGIPMMRLIRKTDNSGNSILHMVGKKDEDRNVEDMRSPALLLQEDLLLFERVENISMTHFTKHRNDAGETADVLFAKNNDVLRNEAKDWLSRTAENCSIIAVLISTVAFAAAYTVPGGPNQDTGYPLLENHPFFVIFTLTDVLSLTLALTSVIVFLSILTSGFKMKDFKQSLMQKLMLGVTLLILSVSMMMLAFAATVVLLIRNKEKWTRIALYSVSFFPVCIFAISYLPLYLSLMSTFKYSLRKLSSAFPHFSCHSIQVWSKSTIRPRRHTNYPQLKTSKEFV, from the exons ATGAAATCTTCTATTTTTCCACCAATATTCATGGAAACTAAGAAGGAAGATGAATCAGTCGGTCTTGATAACAATCTGTACGAAGCCCTGATGAAAGGTGAAGAAGAGAAAGTGATTGAAATATGCAAGACATACGATGAAGGTCCACTTCATGTTGTCACAATCCACAACGACACCGTCTTGCACATGGCAATTTATTCCAAACAAAAAGATTTAGTCCTTAATTTGCTCAAAAGCTTGCCCGATCACGCCATTACCAAAATCACAACCCAAAACGGCATTGGAAACACTATTCTCCACGAAGCCGCAACTTCTAATCGCATTGTCCCCGCAGCCTTGTACATGCTCGAGAGAGCTCCTGATTTGTTGGAAAAACGCAATAAACGTGGCGAGACCGCCTTGTTTAGGGCTGCTAGGTACGGCAAGGGATACATGTTCCGTAACCTAGAAGCAAAAGTCAAAGATTTCTTGATTTCTAAAAGATTTCAAGGAGACGAGTTAGTGGAAGCTCGACTCAAATTCTATCAACGAGATGATAAGACAACCATACTTCATATTTCCATCATCACCGAACATTTTg ATCTTGCTCTTCACATTGCAAAAGAATACCCATATCTAGTGAACAACAGAGATGAAGATGGGATGACGGCTCTTCAACTTCTGGCTTGTAATTCATCAGCTTTCAAGAATGGAGTCAAAAAGAAATCATGCTTTACCCGTCTCATTCAATCAT GTTTCTCTTCTGAAGTTACCATGGTTAGAGAAGAAG AAGATCAACCTTGTGTTAGAGTTCCATTATGGGAAGCAATAAGGATGAGAAATCATGCATATGAAAGTGCAGTGGATCTTGCCAAGTTCTTGATACAGAGAGACACGTCATGGAAGGAAACCGAGTCAGCAGTTGACAGAAGCAAACCCAAGACCCATAAGTATGGATCCACCTCATTGGCCTCCGATGGATCAGGAGAGATAATTATAACGGCGCCGGCGCAGGATCAAGCAATCCAATCGCAAACATCTTCAACGgtactgaagaagaagaagaagaaggcccAGACTCCGTTGTTTTTGGCTGCCAAGTCTGGAATCGGAGAGATTGTGGAAGAACTCCTGCGTCTTTATCCTCAGGCGGTGGAGCATATCGACGATAAAGGACGCAATATATTGCACGTGGCTATCAAGTATCGACAAACTCATATCTTTGGGATCGTTGAGAAAATGGGAATTCCAATGATGAGATTGATAAGAAAGACTGATAACAGTGGAAACTCTATACTGCATATGGTGGGGAAGAAGGATGAGGATCGGAATGTTGAGGATATGAGAAGCCCTGCTCTTCTTTTGCAAGAGGATCTTCTCTTGTTTGAG CGTGTAGAAAACATATCAATGACCCATTTCACCAAACATCGAAACGATGCTGGCGAGACCGCTGACGTCCTCTTTGCTAAGAACAACGACGTGCTTCGTAACGAAGCCAAGGATTGGCTTAGCCGGACCGCAGAAAACTGCTCAATTATCGCGGTTCTAATTTCAACTGTGGCATTTGCAGCTGCCTATACTGTTCCCGGAGGGCCGAACCAGGACACGGGGTATCCTTTATTGGAAAATCATCCGTTCTTCGTAATTTTCACCTTAACCGACGTTTTATCTTTGACATTGGCTTTAACGTCGGTCATCGTGTTCCTGTCGATCTTGACTTCGGGATTTAAGATGAAGGATTTCAAGCAATCGCTGATGCAGAAACTTATGTTAGGGGTGACGCTCCTGATCTTGTCTGTTTCGATGATGATGTTGGCGTTTGCGGCCACCGTTGTTCTTTTGATACGGAACAAGGAGAAATGGACGAGAATCGCGCTCTATTCGGTGTCGTTTTTTCCTGTGTGCATCTTTGCCATCTCCTATTTGCCTCTTTATCTTTCTCTCATGTCTACGTTCAAGTACTCTTTGAGAAAACTGTCCTCTGCTTTTCCTCATTTCTCCTGCCATTCTATTCAAGTTTGGTCTAAAAGTACCATCCGTCCTCGCCGCCACACTAATTATCCGCAGCTAAAGACCTCCAAAGAGTTCGTTTAA